Proteins from a genomic interval of Zingiber officinale cultivar Zhangliang chromosome 2A, Zo_v1.1, whole genome shotgun sequence:
- the LOC122039941 gene encoding galactinol synthase 1-like — MASEIVRKSAEGKRKDKPPRAYVTFLAGDGDYVKGAVGLAKGLKKVDSAYPLVVATLPDVPESHRRILESQGCIVRDIEPVYPPENQTEFAKAYYAINYSKLRIWEFVEYQKIVYLDADIQVYENVDHLFDLPDGYFYAVMDCFCEKTWSDTPQFKIGYCQQCPDRVTWPAGELSPPPSLYFNAGMFVHEPRLTTCESLLAAVKIATPSPFAEQDFLNMFFKDIYKPIPLVYNLLISMLWRHPEKVDLEKVKLVHYCNAWSKPWRYTGKEANMDREDVKMLVGKWWNVYSDESLDYKGLPLALKEGEVRELPVSTLSAAGAVDYVMTPSAA; from the exons ATGGCGTCGGAGATTGTCCGAAAATCGGCGGAGGGAAAGAGGAAGGATAAGCCGCCGAGGGCTTACGTCACATTTCTCGCCGGCGACGGTGACTATGTTAAGGGTGCTGTGGGCCTTGCCAAGGGGTTGAAGAAAGTAGACTCTGCATACCCGCTGGTGGTGGCAACGCTCCCTGACGTGCCGGAGAGTCACCGCCGGATCCTCGAGTCCCAGGGCTGCATAGTCCGTGACATTGAACCTGTGTACCCCCCTGAGAACCAGACAGAGTTCGCCAAGGCTTACTATGCCATCAACTACTCCAAGCTTCGCATCTGGGAG TTCGTCGAGTACCAGAAAATTGTGTACCTGGATGCGGATATACAAGTTTACGAGAACGTCGATCATCTGTTTGACTTACCCGACGGCTACTTCTACGCCGTTATGGACTGCTTCTGCGAGAAGACGTGGAGCGACACGCCGCAATTCAAGATTGGTTACTGCCAGCAATGCCCTGACCGAGTGACCTGGCCTGCCGGCGAGCTCAGCCCGCCTCCCTCCCTCTACTTCAATGCCGGCATGTTCGTGCACGAACCGCGTCTTACCACCTGCGAGTCTCTACTTGCCGCTGTCAAGATCGCCACCCCCTCCCCCTTTGCCGAGCAG GACTTCTTGAACATGTTCTTTAAGGATATCTACAAACCGATCCCTTTGGTCTACAATCTGTTAATTTCTATGCTATGGAGGCATCCGGAGAAGGTGGATCTTGAGAAAGTGAAGCTCGTCCACTATTGTAATGCC TGGTCGAAGCCATGGAGGTACACCGGGAAAGAAGCAAACATGGACCGGGAGGACGTCAAGATGCTTGTGGGCAAGTGGTGGAATGTGTATAGCGATGAGAGCCTCGACTACAAGGGCCTGCCATTGGCATTGAAGGAGGGGGAGGTCAGAGAGCTGCCAGTATCAACACTCTCGGCAGCTGGAGCTGTAGATTACGTTATGACTCCCTCAGCAGCTTGA